A region from the Achromobacter seleniivolatilans genome encodes:
- a CDS encoding TonB-dependent siderophore receptor, giving the protein MNEHQPRGAQRRAARHFPVRSLFAAAISAACVTAAAQGAAAVVDVSLPGGSLSQSLNTLARQSGTPILVESSAVAGRTAAPVSGRMTVMQAVQALLTGTRLNAQEQNGAIVVRPGHDDAATLDAVTVTGNGLAENAWGPVPGLVAARSATGTKTDTSILENPQSVSVITRKEMDARNVQTVTEAIQYTPGVSVDQLGMDNQIEWISLRGFSSPSSYLDGLRLGAIWQSEPFGLERVEVLRGPASVLYGESGPGGLTGMVSKRPSSERSGEVQLQAGNQDRFQGAVDLTGPIGETDEWLYRVVALQRDSNTAVDYVKNDRVFIAPSLTWQPSAATRLTLLTQYQRDKIGFLPQYLPADGTLRDNPNGHVPRNRYVGEPDREHYLRDQTAVGYSLEHKFNDTISLQQNARYARVHQEFDTVTGNGLLADRRTLRRRLFDADQTSYDINVDTMLTSRFSTGPLTHTLLTGVEYARQRYDSLNWICGTAECAPPIDLFNPVYGQTIQRPDLPVTDALQHQERLGIYAQDQIRLGRWAYTLGGRWDRVRQNMMDRLSDSNTRSSDHAFTARVGAAYLFDSGVTPYASYTESFQPTSGLIYPSSPAKPTTGRQYEVGVKYEPAGHNSFVGVALFDVAQRNMATTDPVNPGFIVQSAETRVRGVELEGKLELSRQLSVLASYTYTDAEYTRSNDGYQGNQVSITPRSQASAWVDYAFTDALAGLSAGAGVRYVGKRYGNSSNTIELASYTLVDAALRYDLRTLGGQWRNASVALNVNNLFDKDYVGVCLSNTRCYFGAPRTVMATLTYRW; this is encoded by the coding sequence ATGAACGAACACCAACCTCGCGGTGCGCAACGGCGCGCCGCGCGTCACTTCCCTGTCCGCAGCCTGTTTGCCGCCGCGATCAGCGCCGCATGCGTGACGGCCGCCGCTCAAGGCGCCGCCGCAGTGGTTGACGTCAGCTTGCCTGGCGGCTCCTTGTCTCAGTCATTGAATACGCTGGCCCGGCAGAGCGGCACGCCCATTCTCGTGGAATCCAGCGCGGTAGCGGGCAGAACGGCCGCGCCGGTCTCGGGCCGCATGACGGTCATGCAAGCGGTGCAGGCATTGCTGACGGGTACGCGTCTGAACGCGCAGGAGCAGAATGGGGCGATTGTGGTGCGTCCAGGCCATGACGATGCCGCGACGCTGGACGCAGTGACGGTCACGGGAAATGGTTTGGCCGAAAACGCGTGGGGACCCGTCCCAGGGCTGGTGGCGGCGCGCAGCGCCACGGGCACGAAAACCGACACGTCCATTCTTGAGAACCCCCAATCGGTCAGCGTCATCACACGTAAAGAGATGGACGCCCGCAACGTGCAGACGGTGACTGAAGCCATTCAGTACACGCCCGGCGTATCGGTGGATCAGCTGGGGATGGACAACCAGATTGAATGGATTTCGCTGCGGGGCTTCAGCTCGCCGTCGTCCTATCTGGATGGCCTGCGCCTGGGCGCTATTTGGCAAAGCGAACCTTTCGGCCTGGAGCGGGTGGAGGTGCTGCGGGGTCCGGCATCCGTGCTGTATGGCGAGAGCGGACCGGGCGGCCTGACCGGCATGGTCAGCAAACGGCCGTCATCGGAGCGTTCGGGCGAGGTGCAATTGCAGGCCGGCAATCAGGATCGTTTCCAGGGCGCGGTGGATTTGACAGGCCCCATCGGCGAGACGGACGAATGGCTGTATCGCGTGGTGGCATTGCAGCGCGACAGCAATACGGCAGTGGACTACGTAAAAAACGACCGCGTGTTCATCGCGCCGTCGCTGACATGGCAGCCCAGCGCCGCCACGCGATTGACGCTGCTGACGCAATACCAGCGCGACAAGATCGGCTTCTTGCCGCAGTATCTGCCCGCCGATGGCACGTTGCGCGATAACCCCAATGGCCATGTGCCGCGCAACCGCTACGTGGGCGAGCCGGACCGCGAACACTACCTGCGTGATCAGACCGCCGTGGGCTACAGCCTGGAGCACAAGTTCAACGACACGATCTCGTTGCAGCAAAACGCGCGCTATGCGCGTGTTCATCAGGAATTCGATACGGTGACCGGCAATGGATTGCTGGCCGATCGCCGCACGTTGCGTCGCCGGCTGTTCGACGCGGACCAGACGTCCTACGACATCAATGTCGATACGATGCTGACGTCGCGCTTTTCGACCGGCCCGTTGACGCACACCTTGTTGACCGGCGTGGAATACGCGCGCCAGCGCTACGACAGCCTGAACTGGATCTGCGGCACCGCTGAGTGCGCGCCGCCTATCGACCTGTTCAACCCGGTGTACGGGCAGACGATTCAGCGCCCTGATTTGCCAGTCACGGACGCGTTGCAGCATCAGGAACGCTTAGGTATCTACGCACAGGACCAGATTCGCCTGGGCCGCTGGGCCTACACGCTGGGCGGCCGTTGGGACCGCGTGCGCCAGAACATGATGGATCGCCTGTCGGACTCGAACACGCGCAGCTCCGATCACGCTTTTACGGCGCGCGTAGGGGCGGCGTATCTGTTTGACAGCGGCGTGACGCCGTACGCCAGCTATACCGAGTCGTTCCAGCCGACCTCGGGCCTGATCTACCCCAGCTCGCCCGCGAAGCCTACGACGGGCAGGCAGTATGAAGTGGGCGTGAAGTACGAACCGGCGGGCCACAACAGTTTTGTCGGCGTGGCCTTGTTCGATGTGGCGCAACGCAATATGGCCACGACGGACCCGGTGAACCCCGGCTTCATTGTGCAGTCCGCCGAAACGCGGGTGCGCGGCGTCGAACTTGAAGGCAAGCTGGAACTGAGCCGGCAGTTGAGCGTGCTGGCTTCCTATACCTATACCGATGCCGAATACACGCGCAGCAATGACGGCTACCAGGGCAACCAAGTCAGTATCACCCCGCGTTCGCAGGCGTCTGCGTGGGTGGACTATGCCTTTACGGATGCGCTGGCTGGCTTGTCGGCAGGCGCTGGCGTGCGCTATGTGGGCAAGCGCTACGGGAACTCGTCCAACACGATCGAACTTGCGTCCTACACCTTGGTGGACGCCGCGTTGCGCTATGACCTGCGGACGCTGGGCGGTCAATGGCGCAACGCATCCGTCGCGTTGAATGTGAATAACCTGTTCGACAAGGACTATGTGGGCGTATGTCTGAGCAACACGCGTTGCTACTTTGGCGCGCCGCGCACCGTCATGGCGACGCTGACGTATCGCTGGTGA
- a CDS encoding efflux transporter outer membrane subunit, with protein sequence MIPLSLSRLLAIAVALTLSGCAVGPDFQAPQAQLPAQWRDRDTGHAPSLPVDQEINIAWWESFGDPLLSTLIAEATDANLDVQIAHQHLLQSRAALGIVEANALPSVDARAGYTLSQNSQAGLADPSGRNGKSSFNLWQAGVDASWELDLWGRVRREVEQSGALSQAAQEAQHGVVLSIRAETARNYILLRGTQNQLAVLRLTLDNANHNLELTRMRRREGVATELDVSQADAQAAAIEAAVPPLALRVDQLMNALAMLLEQPPHALHERLSAIGPIPGGPVRVPVGLPSELAQRRPDIRQAEARLHAAVAGIGVAEGDFYPRITLSGNLGLQALQLNNLDSDRAGMFGVGPALRIPLFEGGRLRGRLRLRKSQAQEAALIFQKTVLRAWHEVDNAMTAYQAQQTASASLQRASDSARRALRNAQRQYAAGASDFVNVLSAQNAVLASDQARVSTQAAVSLALVDLYRSLGGGWQSASRPAVTSDTSASP encoded by the coding sequence ATGATCCCTCTGTCTCTCTCTCGCCTGCTGGCTATTGCCGTTGCGCTGACGTTGTCCGGTTGCGCGGTCGGGCCAGATTTCCAGGCGCCGCAAGCGCAACTGCCCGCGCAATGGCGTGACCGGGATACCGGCCACGCGCCCAGCCTCCCGGTGGACCAGGAGATCAACATCGCATGGTGGGAGTCTTTTGGTGACCCCTTGCTGTCCACCTTGATTGCCGAGGCCACGGATGCGAACCTGGACGTACAGATCGCCCATCAACATCTGCTGCAGAGCCGCGCGGCGCTGGGCATCGTGGAGGCCAACGCCCTGCCGTCCGTGGACGCCCGCGCAGGCTACACACTGAGCCAGAACAGCCAGGCGGGTCTGGCCGATCCGTCCGGACGCAATGGCAAGTCGTCATTCAACCTGTGGCAAGCGGGTGTGGACGCAAGCTGGGAACTGGATTTGTGGGGCCGGGTGCGCCGCGAAGTGGAACAGTCGGGAGCACTGTCGCAAGCAGCGCAAGAGGCACAGCACGGCGTGGTGCTGTCCATTCGCGCAGAGACCGCACGCAACTATATTTTGCTGCGCGGCACACAGAACCAGCTCGCGGTGCTGCGCCTGACACTGGACAACGCCAACCACAATCTGGAATTGACGCGCATGCGCCGGCGCGAAGGCGTGGCCACGGAATTGGACGTATCGCAAGCCGACGCCCAGGCCGCCGCCATCGAGGCCGCGGTGCCCCCGTTGGCGCTGCGGGTGGACCAGCTGATGAATGCGCTGGCCATGCTGCTGGAGCAGCCGCCCCATGCGCTGCATGAACGCTTGTCGGCCATCGGGCCTATTCCTGGCGGGCCCGTGCGGGTGCCGGTCGGTCTGCCGAGTGAACTGGCGCAGCGCCGGCCAGACATCCGCCAAGCCGAGGCCCGCCTGCACGCCGCAGTAGCCGGCATCGGGGTTGCCGAAGGCGACTTCTATCCTCGCATTACCCTGTCCGGAAATCTGGGTTTGCAGGCTTTGCAATTGAACAACCTGGACTCCGATCGCGCCGGCATGTTTGGCGTGGGCCCGGCCTTGCGCATACCGTTATTCGAAGGCGGCCGTTTGCGTGGACGGCTGCGCTTGCGGAAATCCCAAGCGCAAGAAGCGGCGCTGATCTTTCAAAAGACCGTGCTTCGCGCCTGGCACGAAGTCGATAACGCCATGACCGCGTATCAAGCGCAGCAAACCGCCAGCGCCAGCTTGCAGCGGGCCTCCGACAGCGCGCGCCGTGCGCTGCGCAATGCGCAACGCCAGTACGCGGCGGGGGCTTCCGACTTCGTCAACGTGCTCAGTGCGCAGAATGCCGTGCTGGCCAGCGACCAGGCCCGTGTGTCGACGCAAGCCGCCGTGTCGCTGGCCTTGGTGGACCTGTACCGGTCACTTGGCGGCGGCTGGCAATCCGCCAGCCGCCCCGCTGTCACCAGCGATACGTCAGCGTCGCCATGA
- a CDS encoding HlyD family secretion protein yields MTTPLLHSPYSRAAAIGALGLLVYAGWSWSATTATESTDDATIVADHTVVAPQVSGFINAVLVEDNQTVKKGQPLARIDDREYQAALAAATAELAVTAAQLSNADATLERQQAVINQALAVTRADLADIRFATSEVQRHRRLAGEGAGTQQVYEQAKSRLEMAEARQAEHQATLQAAHKQQEVLVAQRDAAQAGLHRAQALKERAELNLSYTQITSPIDGVIGRRALRVGAYVSPGTPILAVVPLQQAYVVANFRERQLTHMRPGQRVTLTVDAYPDIRLLGHVQSIAPATGLSFSPVAPSNATGNFTKVAQRLPVKIILDTQAQDAPALRAGMSVEAVVDTSTAVAGGKQ; encoded by the coding sequence ATGACCACTCCCCTTCTGCATTCCCCCTACTCCCGCGCCGCCGCAATCGGCGCGCTAGGCCTGCTCGTCTACGCGGGCTGGTCCTGGTCGGCCACGACCGCCACTGAATCCACCGACGACGCCACCATCGTGGCCGACCACACTGTTGTCGCGCCACAGGTCTCGGGTTTTATCAACGCGGTGCTGGTTGAAGACAATCAAACCGTTAAGAAGGGCCAGCCGCTGGCCCGCATCGACGACCGCGAGTATCAAGCCGCGCTGGCGGCGGCTACGGCGGAACTTGCTGTCACCGCCGCACAGTTATCGAACGCCGACGCCACGTTAGAACGCCAGCAAGCCGTGATCAATCAGGCGCTGGCTGTGACGCGCGCGGATCTGGCTGACATCCGGTTCGCCACAAGTGAAGTCCAGCGCCATCGGCGCCTGGCTGGCGAAGGCGCCGGAACGCAGCAGGTATACGAACAGGCGAAGAGCCGACTGGAAATGGCCGAGGCGCGCCAGGCCGAGCACCAGGCAACCTTGCAAGCCGCACACAAACAGCAAGAGGTGCTGGTGGCGCAGCGCGACGCGGCCCAAGCCGGGCTCCATCGCGCTCAGGCCTTGAAGGAACGCGCCGAATTGAACTTGTCTTACACGCAGATCACCTCGCCGATAGACGGTGTGATCGGCCGCCGCGCATTACGTGTGGGCGCCTATGTCAGCCCCGGCACGCCGATCCTGGCCGTGGTGCCCTTGCAGCAAGCGTATGTGGTGGCGAACTTTCGCGAGCGGCAACTCACGCACATGCGTCCAGGTCAGCGGGTGACACTGACCGTCGATGCGTATCCCGACATCCGCCTGCTGGGCCATGTCCAGAGCATTGCGCCCGCGACCGGGCTGAGTTTCTCGCCCGTCGCCCCCAGCAATGCCACGGGCAACTTCACCAAAGTGGCGCAGCGCCTGCCCGTGAAGATCATCCTGGACACGCAGGCGCAAGACGCGCCCGCGCTTCGCGCCGGCATGTCGGTCGAAGCCGTCGTCGATACCTCGACGGCCGTGGCAGGAGGCAAGCAATGA
- a CDS encoding MFS transporter: MTATALAPPVAPAPSPAAAAAFGPRILMGLSGVLLAVILAGLNENVTKMALPDIRGALGLSIDQGSWFVAVYAAASVCAMAFAPWCSVTFSLRRFTVTSLAAFAVFGALCPFAPNLPVLLLLRTLQGLAGGALPPMLMTVALRFLPANIKLYGLGGYALTATFAPSLGIPLAALCTETLGWRWTFWLVVGPTAIAMAAVWRGLPQDPLKLERFQLFDWRGLLLGAPALAMLVIGLLQGDRLDWLNSPLISLLLGGGGLLLGLFLVNEWSHPLPFFKIQLLRNRNLSHALLTLGGVLIVLLGVILIPSSFLAQWRGYRPLETAPVLLTMGLPQLIALPLVAALCNLRRVDCRWVLAAGLGLLAVSCLLGAQLTPAWSREQFYLLEAVQIFAQPMAVIPLLMLATTGLTPQDGPYASAWFNTIKGFSATAATGALEALTTLRRNTHFNQLADQLGNHPLSANGDNAAALARQVQEQAAILTSADLYLCMAVMALLLIPLIPLIATRVSPPRAA; this comes from the coding sequence ATGACAGCAACCGCTCTTGCCCCGCCTGTTGCGCCAGCGCCATCCCCGGCTGCGGCAGCGGCTTTCGGCCCGCGAATTCTGATGGGCCTGTCAGGCGTGCTGCTGGCGGTGATCCTGGCCGGGCTCAATGAGAACGTCACGAAGATGGCGTTGCCCGATATCCGCGGCGCCCTGGGCCTCAGCATCGATCAAGGCTCTTGGTTCGTCGCCGTCTACGCTGCCGCTTCGGTATGCGCGATGGCGTTCGCGCCCTGGTGCTCGGTCACTTTCTCGCTGAGGCGCTTTACCGTGACGTCGCTGGCGGCGTTTGCTGTGTTTGGCGCGCTGTGCCCGTTCGCACCTAATCTTCCCGTGCTGCTTCTGCTGCGCACATTGCAAGGGCTAGCGGGCGGGGCTTTGCCGCCGATGCTGATGACGGTGGCGCTGCGCTTCTTGCCCGCCAACATCAAACTCTATGGCCTGGGCGGCTATGCGCTGACGGCAACCTTTGCGCCCAGTCTTGGCATTCCGCTGGCGGCCTTGTGCACTGAGACGCTGGGTTGGCGCTGGACCTTCTGGCTCGTCGTCGGCCCCACGGCAATCGCCATGGCCGCGGTGTGGCGGGGGTTGCCCCAAGATCCGCTCAAACTGGAACGCTTTCAGTTATTCGATTGGCGCGGACTGCTGCTGGGCGCGCCTGCGCTGGCCATGCTGGTGATCGGACTGCTGCAAGGCGATCGCCTGGATTGGCTGAATTCGCCGCTGATCTCGCTGCTGCTGGGCGGCGGCGGTTTATTGCTGGGGCTCTTTCTGGTCAATGAATGGTCGCACCCACTGCCCTTCTTCAAGATCCAGCTGCTGCGCAACCGCAACTTGAGCCATGCCTTGCTGACATTGGGCGGCGTGCTGATCGTGTTGCTGGGCGTCATCTTGATACCTTCAAGTTTTCTTGCGCAATGGCGCGGCTACCGGCCTCTGGAAACTGCGCCTGTTCTGCTGACTATGGGCCTGCCCCAGCTGATCGCGCTGCCGCTGGTCGCCGCGCTGTGCAACCTGCGCCGGGTGGATTGCCGCTGGGTACTGGCGGCAGGCTTGGGACTGCTCGCGGTGTCTTGCCTATTGGGCGCGCAACTGACGCCAGCGTGGTCGCGTGAACAGTTCTATCTGCTGGAAGCCGTGCAGATCTTTGCCCAGCCCATGGCGGTCATCCCGCTGCTGATGCTGGCCACCACCGGGCTGACGCCGCAAGACGGCCCCTACGCCTCAGCCTGGTTCAACACCATCAAGGGTTTCTCCGCCACCGCCGCCACCGGCGCGCTGGAAGCCCTGACGACACTACGCCGCAACACGCATTTCAACCAGCTGGCCGATCAGCTGGGCAACCATCCTTTGAGCGCCAACGGCGACAACGCTGCGGCGCTGGCCCGTCAGGTTCAGGAGCAGGCCGCCATTCTTACCTCGGCCGATCTCTATCTGTGCATGGCCGTCATGGCCCTGCTGCTGATTCCCCTTATCCCCTTGATTGCGACCCGCGTGTCTCCGCCGCGCGCCGCCTGA
- a CDS encoding DUF4148 domain-containing protein → MNTLRLSMLALGLSLLGGIAHADGKTREQVRAELMEAKAAGLVTYGEQQYPVDLPASQVKTSAQVREELDAARAAGLMTHGELDYPPAVQPPAGKTREQVIAEMREARARGLITSGELDYPPAAQ, encoded by the coding sequence ATGAATACGCTACGACTCTCCATGCTTGCACTGGGCCTTTCCCTGCTTGGCGGGATTGCGCATGCCGATGGCAAGACGCGTGAGCAAGTTCGCGCCGAATTGATGGAGGCCAAGGCCGCTGGCCTGGTGACCTATGGCGAACAGCAATATCCCGTCGATCTGCCTGCCAGCCAAGTCAAGACCAGCGCCCAGGTGCGCGAGGAGTTGGACGCCGCGCGGGCCGCTGGCTTGATGACACACGGTGAGCTGGACTATCCGCCTGCCGTGCAGCCGCCTGCCGGCAAGACACGCGAGCAGGTCATCGCCGAGATGCGTGAGGCGCGTGCCCGTGGACTGATTACCTCGGGCGAACTCGACTACCCGCCCGCCGCGCAATAA
- a CDS encoding porin gives MKKKIALAALALGAAGPACAAETSVTLYGLLDMGLGYERVRAPDFKQTRIGTVQGVNSGSRFGLRGVEDLGDGLQALFTLEGGITPLNGKSAQSGRLFGRQATLGLADDAWGQLEFGRQANLASKYFSGPVDPFSGSFNLANMGTTFSATNTLRYDNLALYQSPVWSGFQFGLGYSFNADDTRTDTNGQKTGFATGNNNRAITAGARYLNGPVTLVASYDRFNPTNDAQGGKSSARIQEWIVGGAYDFEVLKVGAAFGQTRGGWLQGASMGVSPDTQYRNASTFALAQGFRANSYQLNATVPLGKSKLMASWQRADPNGDKLTGDDASINIYSAAYTYDFTKRTNLYAYVAYADNFAFHRGVSDTALAAGIRHRF, from the coding sequence ATGAAAAAGAAAATTGCTTTGGCTGCGTTGGCACTCGGCGCTGCAGGCCCGGCCTGCGCCGCTGAAACCAGCGTGACGCTCTACGGCCTGTTGGATATGGGGCTAGGGTATGAACGCGTACGTGCGCCGGATTTCAAGCAGACGCGCATCGGCACTGTGCAAGGGGTGAATAGCGGATCGCGTTTCGGCTTGCGCGGGGTCGAAGACCTGGGCGACGGGCTGCAGGCGTTGTTCACGCTGGAAGGCGGGATTACACCGTTGAACGGCAAGTCCGCGCAAAGCGGCCGGCTCTTTGGGCGGCAAGCGACCTTGGGGTTGGCCGATGATGCGTGGGGGCAATTGGAGTTTGGCCGGCAGGCCAACCTGGCATCCAAATACTTCAGCGGACCGGTCGATCCCTTTAGCGGCTCTTTCAATCTGGCCAACATGGGCACGACCTTCAGCGCCACCAATACACTGCGCTATGACAATCTGGCGCTGTATCAGTCGCCCGTGTGGTCGGGCTTTCAGTTTGGTCTGGGTTATTCGTTCAATGCGGACGACACCCGTACCGATACCAATGGGCAGAAAACGGGTTTTGCCACGGGCAACAATAACCGCGCGATAACGGCCGGCGCGCGGTATCTGAATGGTCCTGTCACGCTAGTGGCCAGTTACGACCGGTTCAATCCCACCAACGACGCCCAAGGCGGAAAATCCAGCGCGCGCATTCAAGAATGGATCGTGGGCGGCGCCTATGATTTTGAGGTGCTCAAGGTGGGCGCGGCATTTGGCCAGACGCGCGGCGGATGGTTGCAGGGAGCGTCAATGGGCGTGTCGCCGGACACTCAGTACCGTAACGCATCGACTTTCGCGCTGGCACAAGGCTTTCGAGCCAATTCCTATCAGCTCAATGCAACGGTGCCCTTGGGCAAGAGCAAGCTGATGGCGTCTTGGCAGCGCGCTGATCCCAACGGTGACAAGCTGACTGGGGATGATGCCTCGATCAATATTTACAGCGCGGCCTACACCTACGACTTCACCAAGCGCACGAACCTGTACGCCTATGTCGCCTACGCCGACAACTTCGCCTTCCATCGCGGAGTCAGCGATACGGCGCTGGCTGCGGGCATCCGGCATCGCTTCTAA
- a CDS encoding AraC family transcriptional regulator yields MHSSTSLPPDFDPDSTTQWTFAMPVHAADQDSESPTHRHHMGQLVLALRGGVTCSVPQGLWMVPPHCGVWIPGGVPHSNRVTANGRVCFLFVAADAPGLPQECCTLAITPLVRELVAHLAELPPAAASAPANRKLADVLVEQLTHMPTEHLHLPISDHPRLREIAAALKADPADRSTIAQWGKRVAMSERTLARLVQHETGMSFGRWRQQLHIILALQRLSAGVSVQRTAEDLGYESVSAFITMFKKTLGKTPARYFADKSDNPPIV; encoded by the coding sequence ATGCATTCCTCCACCAGTTTGCCCCCCGATTTCGATCCCGACTCCACCACGCAATGGACCTTTGCCATGCCGGTGCACGCAGCGGATCAGGACAGCGAGTCTCCTACGCATCGTCATCACATGGGTCAACTGGTGCTGGCGCTGCGCGGCGGCGTCACGTGCTCGGTGCCCCAAGGCCTGTGGATGGTGCCGCCACATTGCGGCGTCTGGATTCCTGGTGGCGTGCCGCATAGCAATCGCGTCACGGCCAATGGGCGTGTCTGCTTCCTGTTCGTGGCGGCCGACGCGCCGGGCTTGCCGCAGGAATGCTGCACGCTGGCGATCACGCCGCTGGTGCGCGAGCTGGTAGCGCATCTGGCCGAGCTGCCGCCTGCCGCTGCCAGCGCGCCCGCCAACCGAAAGTTGGCAGACGTGCTGGTCGAACAACTGACGCACATGCCTACCGAGCATCTGCACTTGCCCATTTCGGATCATCCTCGTCTACGCGAGATTGCCGCTGCGCTGAAAGCGGACCCCGCCGACCGCAGCACCATTGCCCAATGGGGCAAGCGCGTCGCCATGAGCGAACGCACGCTGGCGCGGCTGGTGCAGCATGAAACCGGCATGAGCTTCGGGCGCTGGCGCCAGCAGCTGCATATCATCCTGGCCTTGCAGCGTCTGTCCGCGGGCGTGTCCGTGCAGCGCACCGCGGAAGACCTGGGTTATGAATCGGTCAGTGCCTTCATCACCATGTTCAAGAAAACGCTGGGCAAGACGCCAGCGCGTTATTTTGCAGACAAATCGGACAATCCTCCCATCGTTTAG
- a CDS encoding MFS transporter, protein MNHIPTHTRSNSRPVLLILGILCIAMALRAPITGVAPLIGMIRPDLGLSSTAAGMLITLPLLAFAVVSLFSAGLARRFGLERTLFAAMLLIAAGIVLRTQGAAWGLYAGTAIIGAGIAVGNVLLPSLVKRDFPQRVAGLTSAYVLTMSIAAGVASAIAIPLANLSDLGWRFSTVCLLVVPLISLLLWLPQLANHSAPAATTAHAPHGARLWHSPLAWQVTLYLGINSFVFYVAVSWLPAILRDAGYSAERAGTLHGLLQLMSAAPALFLAPLVRRMKDQRAAAFCSAVASFVALAGLILAPGLATLWIALLGLGTGGGIILGLAFVGLRASHAQQAAALSGMAQCVGYLFAASGPALVGALHDSLGGWSVALSVCAVLCAAMAVIGLYAGRAIQIGGFRQHPAYVASGVR, encoded by the coding sequence ATGAATCACATCCCTACCCACACCCGATCCAATAGCCGCCCGGTGCTGCTGATATTGGGCATTCTGTGCATTGCCATGGCCTTGCGCGCCCCGATTACCGGCGTCGCGCCACTGATAGGCATGATCCGTCCAGACCTGGGCTTGTCGTCTACGGCGGCGGGCATGTTGATTACCTTGCCGCTGCTGGCGTTCGCGGTTGTGTCGCTGTTCTCGGCGGGGCTGGCGCGCCGCTTCGGCCTGGAACGAACGCTATTTGCCGCGATGCTGCTGATCGCCGCGGGCATCGTCTTGCGCACCCAGGGCGCGGCATGGGGCCTGTATGCGGGCACGGCAATCATTGGAGCGGGTATCGCCGTGGGCAATGTGCTGTTGCCCAGTCTGGTGAAGCGGGACTTTCCGCAGCGTGTGGCAGGGTTGACCTCGGCCTATGTGCTGACCATGAGCATCGCCGCCGGCGTAGCGTCTGCCATCGCCATTCCACTGGCCAATCTGTCTGATTTGGGATGGCGTTTTTCGACCGTATGCCTTTTGGTGGTGCCGCTGATCAGCCTGCTGCTGTGGCTGCCGCAGTTGGCCAACCACAGCGCGCCGGCTGCCACGACCGCGCACGCGCCGCATGGCGCCCGTCTGTGGCATTCGCCACTGGCCTGGCAAGTCACGCTGTACCTGGGCATCAATTCCTTTGTGTTTTATGTGGCCGTGAGCTGGTTGCCTGCCATCCTGCGCGATGCCGGTTATTCGGCCGAGCGTGCAGGCACGCTGCATGGCTTGCTGCAACTCATGTCCGCGGCGCCCGCCTTGTTCCTGGCGCCTTTGGTGCGCCGCATGAAAGACCAGCGGGCCGCCGCGTTTTGCTCGGCGGTCGCATCGTTCGTGGCATTGGCTGGTCTGATTCTGGCGCCGGGTTTGGCCACGCTGTGGATAGCATTATTGGGCCTGGGTACGGGCGGCGGCATCATTCTGGGCCTGGCGTTTGTGGGCTTGCGCGCCAGCCATGCGCAGCAGGCCGCCGCGCTGTCCGGCATGGCGCAATGCGTCGGCTATCTGTTCGCGGCAAGCGGACCCGCCTTGGTGGGTGCGCTGCATGACAGCCTGGGCGGGTGGAGCGTGGCGCTGAGTGTGTGCGCCGTCTTGTGCGCGGCGATGGCGGTGATCGGTTTGTATGCAGGGCGCGCCATTCAAATCGGCGGATTCCGGCAGCATCCCGCATATGTGGCATCTGGCGTGCGGTGA
- a CDS encoding protealysin inhibitor emfourin, producing MTTPPAWDLAQLVRLSREGGLAYLPGLAKTRSIDLVSCPPGVRKEVCDALQRAALAVPECGASGGDQRYFHVEVEFEGSDTGAAFSFDVPEADTPDMLVRLWKSGTPD from the coding sequence ATGACCACCCCGCCCGCATGGGATCTGGCCCAGCTGGTACGACTCAGCCGCGAAGGCGGTCTCGCCTATCTGCCAGGTCTGGCGAAAACTCGCAGCATTGACTTGGTGAGCTGCCCCCCGGGTGTGCGCAAAGAAGTGTGCGACGCGCTGCAACGCGCGGCGCTGGCGGTGCCGGAATGCGGAGCCTCTGGCGGCGACCAGCGTTATTTTCACGTAGAGGTCGAGTTTGAAGGCAGTGATACGGGTGCGGCATTCAGCTTCGACGTACCGGAAGCCGACACGCCCGACATGCTGGTGCGTCTGTGGAAAAGCGGCACGCCTGACTAA